A single region of the Xiphias gladius isolate SHS-SW01 ecotype Sanya breed wild chromosome 17, ASM1685928v1, whole genome shotgun sequence genome encodes:
- the LOC120802178 gene encoding dual specificity protein phosphatase 10-like, whose protein sequence is MGMFQADDDDYSVRTIWPEELSKKMTHSKAQKNHCAGMGAGVGKTFASQAQNGNNETGLVLLDCQNLQEYAQSHFTDHAGRRRLQQGKMAALDFMGCRSGSGYNEGHNSLKRLLKKAEDGGMDDGLEQDGDAAYPCSPSPRSASPPSPVSFSPPPSAPSTLIKPKPWQRDREGGHSLPSAQSLHLALNSLNREQDEENSRMHLSLPLSSSLPASLSDESVMTPDAENAVVSPILPFLFLGNERDAQDLDLLLRLNIGYVVNVTTHLPLYHVNSGLRYKRLPATDNSKQNLRQYFEEVFEFIEEAYQSGQGVLVHCQAGVSRSATIVIAYLMKHTLMTMTDAYKYVRSRRPVVSPNLNFMGQLLEFERDLNSGVTPRILMPKLNGVETQV, encoded by the exons ATGGGTATGTTTCAAGCGGATGATGATGACTACAGTGTGCGTACTATCTGGCCTGAAGAACTGAGCAAGAAGATGACACATTCTAAAGCCCAAAAGAATCACTGTGCCGGGATGGGAGCAGGAGTCGGGAAGACTTTTGCAAGCCAGGCCCAGAACGGCAATAACGAAACAGGTCTTGTCCTCTTGGATTGTCAAAACCTCCAAGAATACGCACAGTCTCATTTCACGGACCATGCTGGCCGACGGAGGCTTCAGCAGGGCAAAATGGCTGCCCTTGATTTTATGGGCTGCAGGTCAGGATCTGGGTACAACGAAGGCCATAACTCACTGAAGCGGCTTTTGAAAAAAGCAGAAGATGGAGGAATGGACGATGGTCTGGAGCAAGATGGAGATGCAGCATATCCCTGTTCTCCCTCTCCCCGCTCTGCCTCCCCACCATCACCCGTGTCATTTTCACCTCCTCCGTCCGCCCCTAGCACACTCATCAAACCCAAACCctggcagagagacagggagggaggacaCTCTCTGCCATCAGCTCAGTCCCTTCACCTGGCCCTAAACTCCCTGAACAGAGAGCAAGACGAGGAAAACAGCAGAA TGCACCTTTCTCTGCCACTCTCCTCGTCATTGCCGGCATCTCTGTCCGATGAGAGTGTGATGACTCCTGACGCAGAGAATGCCGTGGTCAGTCCCATCCTGCCCTTCCTGTTTCTGGGGAACGAGAGGGACGCCCAAGACCTGGACCTGCTGCTGCGCCTCAACATCGGCTACGTGGTCAACGTGACCACACACCTTCCTCTCTACCATGTTAACTCTGGACTGCGCTACAAAAGGCTGCCAGCCACTGATAACAGCAAGCAAAACCTTAGACAGTACTTTGAAGAGGTTTTTGAGTTCATTG AGGAGGCATATCAGAGTGGACAGGGAGTGTTGGTACACTGCCAGGCAGGCGTGTCTCGTTCTGCAACCATTGTCATCGCCTACCTTATGAAGCACACCCTCATGACAATGACAGATGCCTACAAATATGTGCGGAGCCGGCGACCCGTGGTGTCCCCAAATCTAAACTTCATGGGCCAGCTTTTGGAGTTTGAGAGGGACCTCAACTCTGGGGTGACTCCTCGTATCCTGATGCCTAAACTGAACGGTGTGGAGACACAGGTGTGA